The bacterium genome includes a window with the following:
- a CDS encoding polysaccharide deacetylase family protein, which yields MKGVIVARAQALAWRVRDSRLCWGDLADLVRPVVQPGRPAGDPLARLGVRADELGAGDGTIRLVGATRYLNDARVAVTHSIDDTTPEVRVCLDVLDTYGIKATVFVSTGVPAIARLWPRLRRAARDGHEVGAHSRRHPCRTPETLAFCFRAMSRYELDGSRRDILEHTDQSHVWTWAYPCGNCADRRFAQRKVALAGYLVARVYPGERHDRHLVPDLKTYDANPFAARYTQAVQNGYTTTDGVAVSGRTNVKALNEKFDEVYAAGGIYSFISHPQWIEYGPNGFYERHLAHVGGRDDAWYVPMGPLYAYRVLRAQTSVVSLTGKGARARFAVVNRLDPRIYNGSVTLEFHTTASVCVIARGSELPERAPAPVDRWDGEYVRRTDERLWLTIRPNTVVEFR from the coding sequence ATGAAGGGTGTCATCGTGGCCCGTGCGCAGGCGCTGGCGTGGCGTGTCCGCGACAGCCGCCTGTGCTGGGGAGACCTGGCGGATCTTGTCCGTCCCGTTGTGCAGCCCGGCCGACCTGCGGGAGATCCACTCGCCCGGCTCGGCGTTCGTGCCGACGAACTGGGGGCCGGCGACGGGACGATTCGGCTGGTTGGGGCGACTCGCTATCTCAACGACGCGCGCGTCGCGGTGACGCACAGCATCGATGATACGACGCCGGAGGTCCGCGTCTGTCTCGATGTGCTGGACACGTACGGTATCAAGGCGACGGTCTTCGTCAGTACCGGAGTTCCCGCCATCGCCCGGTTGTGGCCGCGGCTCCGAAGGGCTGCGCGGGACGGTCATGAAGTCGGCGCCCATTCCCGGCGGCATCCGTGTCGGACGCCCGAGACGCTCGCCTTCTGCTTCCGGGCGATGTCGCGCTATGAGCTCGATGGTTCGAGGAGAGATATCCTCGAGCATACCGATCAATCCCATGTGTGGACGTGGGCATACCCGTGTGGGAACTGCGCAGACCGGAGATTCGCGCAGCGAAAGGTGGCGCTCGCGGGATACTTGGTCGCCCGCGTTTACCCCGGAGAACGGCACGATCGGCACTTGGTCCCAGACCTCAAGACCTACGATGCGAATCCCTTTGCGGCCCGCTACACGCAGGCCGTGCAAAACGGGTACACTACAACCGACGGTGTCGCCGTCTCGGGACGCACCAACGTCAAGGCGTTGAACGAGAAGTTTGACGAGGTCTACGCAGCGGGCGGCATTTACAGTTTCATCTCACACCCACAGTGGATCGAGTACGGGCCCAACGGCTTTTACGAACGGCACCTCGCCCACGTGGGCGGGCGCGACGACGCGTGGTACGTGCCAATGGGGCCGTTGTACGCATACCGTGTGCTGCGCGCGCAAACGTCGGTCGTCAGCTTGACGGGCAAGGGGGCGCGCGCGCGCTTTGCCGTGGTGAACCGGCTCGATCCGCGAATCTACAATGGGAGCGTAACGCTCGAGTTTCACACGACGGCGTCTGTGTGCGTGATCGCGCGCGGAAGCGAGCTGCCGGAGCGGGCCCCGGCACCGGTGGACCGGTGGGACGGGGAGTACGTGCGCCGCACGGACGAGCGTCTATGGCTGACGATCCGACCGAACACGGTCGTGGAGTTTCGATGA
- a CDS encoding class I SAM-dependent methyltransferase, which translates to MPTRASRSTDTATSSTPSPSRLSSGGTIYSGLLDALTSIRVSKLANGTGNLWASNARRTSEASGLRRMWVGYILASPPRRLVQDPERLRTPYVHAGITVLEPGPGMGFFTLELARLVGPAGRVIAVDIEPRMIAGLQHRARKVGLLDRIDARVVQPTSMGLRDVEGMIDFVFAFFVVHEMPASAAFFVEVARALKPGASLFLAEPVGHVGDAAFTAEITAAALTGLSVDRRSLLRGSRAALLRKPAA; encoded by the coding sequence ATGCCGACGCGGGCCTCACGATCAACCGATACGGCCACCTCTTCAACTCCGTCCCCATCACGCCTGTCGAGTGGTGGGACGATCTACTCAGGCCTACTGGATGCCCTCACATCAATCAGGGTGTCGAAACTCGCGAACGGCACCGGCAACCTTTGGGCGTCGAACGCGCGCCGGACGAGCGAGGCATCGGGCCTGCGGAGGATGTGGGTTGGTTACATTCTCGCAAGCCCTCCACGGCGGCTCGTGCAGGACCCGGAGCGCCTCCGCACCCCATACGTCCACGCGGGCATAACGGTGCTCGAACCCGGTCCAGGCATGGGTTTCTTTACGCTCGAACTGGCCCGCCTCGTCGGCCCTGCCGGCCGTGTCATCGCTGTAGACATCGAGCCGCGAATGATAGCTGGCTTGCAGCATCGTGCGCGGAAGGTTGGACTGCTCGACCGCATCGACGCGCGTGTCGTTCAGCCAACCTCGATGGGCCTCCGCGACGTGGAGGGAATGATCGATTTCGTATTCGCCTTTTTCGTGGTGCATGAGATGCCTGCGTCGGCCGCGTTTTTCGTTGAGGTCGCCCGCGCGTTGAAGCCTGGCGCGTCTCTTTTTCTTGCCGAACCCGTTGGCCACGTGGGGGACGCAGCGTTCACCGCGGAGATCACCGCGGCTGCCCTCACGGGCCTTTCCGTGGATCGTCGGTCGTTGCTGCGTGGAAGCCGCGCCGCGCTGCTCCGCAAGCCTGCCGCGTGA
- a CDS encoding NAD(P)-binding domain-containing protein: MNVGVLGSGDVGKALGQGFLTLGHRVMMGSREPNSAGAVGWAESAGSNASHGTFAQAAQFGDVVVLATLGVAAENAIRLAGPDQFRGKLVLDATNPLDFSKGMPPLLVGGVGDSGGERHQRLLPDAHVVKAFNTVGHGLMFRPQLPGGPPDMFICGDDAGAKTRAADLCKDFGWKVIDVGRISAAHYLEAMCLVWVLASVSTGNWNQAFKLLRA, encoded by the coding sequence GTGAACGTTGGAGTGCTGGGCAGCGGGGACGTGGGGAAGGCACTGGGGCAGGGCTTTCTCACTCTTGGGCATCGTGTCATGATGGGCTCGCGCGAACCGAACAGCGCGGGCGCCGTCGGGTGGGCCGAGTCCGCGGGATCTAATGCGTCCCACGGCACATTCGCGCAGGCGGCGCAGTTCGGAGACGTGGTGGTGCTCGCGACACTGGGCGTGGCTGCAGAGAACGCGATTCGGCTGGCCGGGCCGGACCAGTTCCGGGGCAAGCTGGTGTTGGACGCGACGAACCCCCTCGATTTCTCGAAAGGGATGCCGCCCCTGCTCGTTGGCGGGGTAGGGGATTCGGGCGGTGAACGGCATCAGCGGCTCTTACCGGACGCGCACGTGGTCAAGGCGTTCAACACCGTGGGGCACGGGTTGATGTTCCGTCCTCAACTTCCCGGTGGGCCGCCAGACATGTTCATCTGCGGCGACGATGCTGGCGCCAAGACGCGCGCCGCGGATCTCTGCAAGGACTTCGGGTGGAAGGTGATCGACGTCGGCAGAATCAGCGCCGCTCACTACCTCGAAGCGATGTGCTTGGTCTGGGTGCTCGCGAGCGTGAGCACGGGCAACTGGAATCAAGCGTTCAAGTTGCTTCGGGCCTAG
- a CDS encoding DUF4389 domain-containing protein, translating to MVDNSPGFPATLEVDYPERELNRLTTAFRALTVVPILVILALLSGATGGTKHPVLQSGGLVVLPTVLMLVVRQTYPRWWFDWNLALVRFNIRVSAYVALLRDEYPSTDEDQAVHLAIPYPVAAHELNRWLPLVKWFLAIPHYIVLVFLFVASGFCVIVAWFAILFTGRYPRPLFDFVVGALRWSLRVTAYAFLLTTDRYPPFHGAA from the coding sequence ATGGTGGACAATTCGCCGGGATTCCCGGCGACGCTCGAGGTCGACTACCCAGAGCGAGAACTGAACCGACTCACCACCGCGTTCCGAGCGTTGACCGTCGTCCCGATTCTCGTCATCCTCGCGCTACTCAGTGGGGCGACCGGTGGGACAAAGCATCCTGTGTTGCAGTCGGGAGGGCTTGTTGTTCTGCCGACCGTGTTGATGCTCGTTGTCCGTCAGACGTACCCGCGTTGGTGGTTCGACTGGAACCTCGCGCTCGTGAGGTTCAACATCCGCGTCTCAGCATACGTGGCGCTGCTCCGCGACGAGTACCCGTCGACCGATGAGGACCAAGCCGTTCACCTCGCGATCCCGTACCCTGTTGCGGCGCATGAGTTGAATCGCTGGCTGCCGCTGGTCAAGTGGTTCTTGGCCATTCCACACTACATCGTCTTGGTGTTCCTCTTCGTTGCGTCAGGGTTCTGCGTCATCGTCGCCTGGTTTGCGATCCTGTTCACGGGACGCTATCCGCGCCCGCTGTTCGACTTCGTCGTCGGGGCGTTGCGCTGGTCGCTGCGGGTGACTGCCTATGCGTTTCTGCTCACGACGGACCGCTATCCGCCGTTTCACGGCGCAGCGTGA